The Methanobacterium lacus genome includes a region encoding these proteins:
- a CDS encoding glycosyltransferase family 2 protein, giving the protein MKISIVIPALNEEGIVGKTVRSVPVEELERNGLETEIVVVDNASTDNTANEAREAGARVVLGPKRGYGNAYLTGFKEAKGDIIVMGDADGTYPFPMTYEFIQPILKGEADFVMGSRLKGDIKPGAMPALHKYVGNPFLTWILNFLFHAGISDAHCGMRAIRKETAEKLELKSGGMEFASEMVIEAARKHVKIAEIPIEYYPREGESKLSSFADGWRHLRFMMLYRPTPFLFAPGIVALAVGIFLTLTVAAAGTSRLHTLILGSLLLIIGYQMVLAWLHFGAFGSVYGYSKSSGIIEKIMSYHSLGRELFIGFLILAVGVVGGLYVLYSWSVTGYGSLYQLQYAMMALILSILGIQTIFSGMFLSLLLLANDYKTDD; this is encoded by the coding sequence ATGAAAATTTCTATCGTTATACCAGCCCTCAATGAAGAGGGAATAGTTGGAAAAACTGTAAGATCTGTTCCAGTGGAAGAATTGGAAAGAAACGGACTTGAAACAGAAATAGTGGTTGTTGACAATGCTTCCACAGATAACACAGCCAATGAGGCAAGGGAAGCAGGTGCAAGGGTTGTGCTGGGTCCGAAAAGGGGTTATGGAAATGCCTACCTCACAGGATTTAAGGAAGCTAAGGGTGACATAATAGTTATGGGAGATGCTGATGGAACCTATCCATTTCCCATGACCTACGAATTTATACAACCAATTCTAAAGGGAGAAGCAGATTTTGTGATGGGATCCCGGCTCAAGGGAGATATTAAACCCGGGGCCATGCCTGCACTTCACAAGTATGTGGGAAACCCATTTTTAACATGGATACTAAACTTCCTGTTCCATGCAGGAATATCTGATGCTCACTGTGGAATGAGGGCAATAAGGAAAGAAACCGCTGAAAAACTTGAACTCAAAAGTGGAGGCATGGAATTTGCATCTGAAATGGTTATAGAGGCAGCTCGGAAACATGTAAAGATAGCTGAAATACCTATAGAATACTATCCAAGAGAGGGTGAATCAAAATTAAGCTCATTTGCAGATGGATGGAGACATTTAAGGTTCATGATGCTTTACCGTCCAACTCCATTCCTGTTTGCACCGGGAATCGTGGCACTTGCAGTCGGAATATTTCTAACACTCACAGTTGCAGCTGCAGGAACATCAAGACTACACACCCTCATACTTGGAAGTTTACTACTTATTATAGGCTACCAGATGGTTCTAGCTTGGCTGCACTTCGGTGCATTTGGAAGTGTCTACGGCTACTCCAAAAGTTCCGGCATAATCGAAAAGATAATGAGTTACCATTCACTTGGAAGAGAATTGTTCATAGGTTTTTTAATCCTTGCAGTTGGTGTTGTTGGAGGTTTATACGTACTATACAGCTGGAGTGTTACTGGCTACGGATCACTTTACCAGTTACAGTACGCAATGATGGCACTCATACTATCCATCCTCGGAATTCAAACCATATTCAGTGGAATGTTTTTAAGCCTACTCCTACTTGCCAACGATTACAAAACAGACGATTAA
- a CDS encoding TIGR00304 family membrane protein has protein sequence MVNSNLLILAGFGVVMLGIIMIFLGSLLHSQSNNQSNSSDSDSSKFNIQTGGVIMIGPIPIIFGNNKGMVGVSVVFAIILMIIYFLLFYRGRIF, from the coding sequence ATGGTTAACTCTAACTTACTCATTTTAGCTGGTTTTGGAGTGGTGATGCTGGGTATCATAATGATATTCCTAGGATCTTTACTTCACTCCCAATCAAACAATCAATCGAACTCCTCAGATTCAGATAGTTCTAAATTTAATATTCAAACTGGTGGAGTTATTATGATCGGTCCTATTCCTATAATATTTGGGAACAACAAGGGAATGGTTGGCGTGTCCGTTGTATTCGCCATTATCCTCATGATAATTTATTTCCTACTGTTTTACAGGGGAAGAATATTTTAA
- a CDS encoding chemotaxis protein CheB — translation MTENRDNEHKTSNNSSNILYVGLGASAGGLDALEKLLSNIPEKSGMAFIIVQHMDPTHKSGLVDILSRYTKLKVQEVEDGVEVIEDHVYIIPPNKDMGILYGKLQLMEPLEPHGLRMPINYFFTTLAQDQEVNSVGVILSGFGSDGSIGLKAIKAKGGISIAQDPATAASDGMPNSAINTGHVDLILAPEEIPSKLLSYKNSSGKIIKKILSTEDEAEQALMKIFILIRNRTGHDFSQYKKSTIYRRVGRRMNIHQIEEMYQYLRYLQKNPNEIDQLFREFLINVTSFFRDPEAFESFKKVVSKYIIDKKSELDTLRIWVPGCSSGEEVYSIAIVIQEILEETNEHLEVQIFGTDLDLNSIKIARSGTYSDIIIKDISPERLKKFFYKNENLYTIKNNVRDTVVFANHNVLKDPPFTNLDILTCRNLLIYLETEAQEKVLSKFKYSLKKDGLLFLGPSENIGEFIDTFTVLDKKWKIYRSIKSNGSRFDFVKNPIFSVEKNSLNIGSSKFDPQETKPGASMNIINTAKNNLVDIFAPPSAIINNLGEILYIHGRLGKYLEPSPGKARMNILEMAKNGIKLGLSSAIGNAVSNNKETVFESLKIDDELGENYVKLTVRPINEPDTVQDLFIVSFEPAIPEDKNEDKITLDPLSKSSEHIKALENKLKLTTERLNSTIEEMTTSNEELKSANEELQSMNEESQSTNEELETSKEELQSINEELTTVNNELQMKIEELSTVNDDMTNLFNSTEIATIFVDNDINIRKFTEESTKLIKLIEYDVGRPLSDITSQINYPELIEDISQVIKKVAFREKEVNTSKGEWYKVRIMPYKTSKNVIDGATITFVDISNIKNIQEKMQSALNYAEDIINTVQEPLLILDHKLAVTSANQAFYETFKLNKSDIENMKLDKINDGDWNIQSLLKQLELTLKENIELKDFEFQNNFKDVGHKKIVLNARKIYRGDIDTELILLSMQNILKDK, via the coding sequence ATGACTGAAAATAGGGATAACGAACATAAGACCAGTAATAATTCTTCAAACATTTTATATGTGGGCTTGGGAGCATCTGCAGGTGGTTTAGATGCTCTTGAAAAACTTTTATCCAACATACCAGAGAAGAGTGGAATGGCATTTATAATTGTTCAACATATGGATCCCACACATAAAAGTGGTTTGGTAGATATTTTATCCCGTTACACTAAATTAAAGGTTCAAGAAGTTGAAGATGGAGTAGAAGTTATCGAGGATCATGTTTATATTATCCCACCTAACAAGGACATGGGAATATTATATGGAAAACTACAGCTCATGGAACCTCTTGAACCACACGGACTTCGAATGCCTATTAATTATTTTTTCACAACCCTAGCTCAAGATCAGGAGGTTAATAGCGTTGGTGTAATTCTTTCTGGGTTTGGAAGTGACGGATCCATTGGATTAAAGGCTATAAAGGCTAAGGGAGGAATATCAATTGCACAGGATCCTGCTACTGCAGCTTCTGATGGAATGCCCAACAGCGCCATAAATACAGGCCATGTGGATCTTATTTTAGCACCCGAAGAAATACCAAGCAAACTTTTATCCTACAAGAATTCATCTGGAAAGATCATAAAAAAAATCTTGAGCACAGAAGATGAAGCAGAACAGGCCCTCATGAAAATATTTATTCTCATCAGGAATAGGACTGGGCACGATTTTTCACAATACAAGAAGAGCACAATATACCGGCGTGTAGGACGTCGGATGAACATCCATCAAATAGAAGAAATGTACCAGTATCTCAGATACCTCCAGAAAAATCCCAACGAGATCGATCAATTGTTTAGGGAATTTCTCATAAATGTAACTAGTTTCTTCAGAGATCCTGAAGCCTTTGAATCTTTTAAAAAGGTAGTTTCAAAGTATATTATTGATAAAAAATCTGAACTCGACACATTAAGAATATGGGTTCCGGGCTGTTCTAGTGGGGAAGAGGTTTATTCAATTGCAATTGTAATACAGGAAATCCTTGAAGAAACCAATGAACATTTAGAGGTTCAAATATTCGGGACAGATCTAGATTTAAATTCCATTAAAATTGCACGTTCTGGAACGTACTCCGACATCATCATCAAGGATATTAGTCCTGAGCGTCTGAAGAAATTCTTTTATAAGAATGAGAATCTTTACACCATCAAAAATAATGTTAGGGACACAGTTGTATTTGCAAATCACAATGTACTTAAAGATCCTCCCTTCACAAATTTAGATATCCTGACTTGTAGAAATTTGCTCATCTACCTTGAAACAGAGGCTCAGGAGAAGGTTCTTTCAAAGTTCAAATATTCTTTGAAAAAGGATGGATTACTCTTTTTGGGACCTTCTGAAAATATTGGGGAGTTCATAGACACTTTCACAGTCTTGGATAAAAAGTGGAAAATATATAGATCAATTAAATCCAATGGATCCAGGTTTGATTTTGTTAAGAATCCAATATTTTCAGTTGAAAAGAATAGTTTAAACATCGGCAGTTCCAAGTTTGATCCTCAAGAAACTAAACCCGGTGCATCTATGAATATTATTAATACAGCAAAGAATAATTTGGTTGATATATTTGCCCCTCCATCGGCCATAATAAATAATTTGGGTGAAATTTTATATATTCACGGACGCTTAGGTAAATATTTAGAACCTTCACCAGGAAAGGCTCGTATGAACATTCTTGAGATGGCTAAAAATGGTATAAAATTAGGTTTAAGTTCTGCTATTGGGAATGCTGTATCAAATAACAAAGAAACCGTGTTTGAAAGCCTTAAAATTGATGATGAGTTGGGAGAAAATTATGTAAAACTCACAGTAAGACCTATAAATGAACCTGATACAGTTCAAGATTTATTCATAGTTTCCTTCGAACCCGCAATACCTGAAGATAAAAATGAGGACAAAATAACTCTAGATCCACTTTCTAAGAGCAGTGAACATATCAAAGCCCTTGAGAATAAGTTGAAGTTGACTACAGAACGTTTAAACAGCACCATTGAAGAGATGACCACATCCAACGAGGAACTTAAATCTGCCAATGAAGAACTCCAATCCATGAATGAAGAGTCTCAAAGCACCAATGAAGAATTAGAAACTTCCAAAGAAGAGTTACAATCAATTAATGAAGAACTTACCACTGTGAACAATGAACTCCAGATGAAAATCGAGGAACTCTCCACAGTTAACGATGATATGACCAACTTGTTTAACAGCACAGAAATAGCAACCATATTTGTTGATAACGATATTAATATCCGAAAATTCACAGAAGAATCCACGAAACTCATAAAATTAATCGAATATGATGTTGGACGTCCTCTCAGCGATATAACTTCCCAGATAAATTACCCCGAACTTATTGAGGATATAAGTCAGGTAATTAAAAAAGTTGCCTTCAGGGAAAAAGAAGTTAACACATCTAAGGGAGAATGGTACAAAGTAAGAATCATGCCGTATAAAACTTCTAAGAATGTTATCGACGGTGCCACCATTACGTTTGTGGATATAAGCAATATAAAAAATATACAGGAAAAAATGCAATCTGCATTAAACTATGCTGAAGATATAATAAATACTGTTCAAGAACCGCTACTTATCCTTGACCATAAATTGGCTGTAACATCTGCAAATCAAGCATTTTATGAGACTTTTAAGTTGAATAAATCCGATATTGAAAATATGAAATTGGATAAAATAAATGATGGAGATTGGAACATTCAATCCCTCTTAAAACAGTTGGAACTTACTCTTAAGGAAAATATTGAATTGAAGGATTTTGAATTTCAAAACAACTTCAAGGATGTGGGTCACAAAAAGATTGTTTTAAACGCACGGAAGATATATCGAGGAGATATTGACACTGAACTGATATTACTATCAATGCAGAATATTTTAAAAGATAAATGA
- a CDS encoding sensor histidine kinase, whose product METDKNKSSPLRIKAEKIIGKQLHREDNSSEDDQYIHELHVHQIELELQNEELRKAQIKLEEARRKYFDLYNFAPVGYFTLDKNGIIMDVNLAGAALFGKERIYLNKNAFIHHIISAERNKFHKYLSKVLETNRKQTIELELLKNNDHFFYGLLETVKVLNEDETFKEYRVTVTDITELKNKENNLKRQTALLNLSNEAIYSWEYDDGIISWNHGAEILYGYSAEEAIGHNNIKLLKTEFPEEFKDIKQKLYDDGIWKGEVVHTTQNSTKIIVESHQQLINDNSTDIVIEANRDITKRRKMEKLIEERGNKLENINKMLNVEIGDFEKSEIKLEKLIEKYKVSNNELEQFAYVSSHDLKEPLRMITSFLDLLKKNYGVGLDENANEYIDFAVDGAKRLDMMINDLLDYSRIGKESEEFGYLNSEKILETVLTNLKPLIEENNAVITHDDLPFIFANSRMMNQLFQNIIGNAIKYHGEKQPEIHISSSNAQDECIFSVKDNGIGIDKKYLDKIFIIFQRLNSRDEYEGTGIGLAISEKIVKKHKGRIWAESELGNGTTFYFSIPNRTTRLNQSYLENEPLTTS is encoded by the coding sequence ATGGAAACAGATAAGAATAAGAGTAGTCCTTTACGTATAAAAGCTGAAAAAATAATCGGAAAACAGTTACATCGTGAAGATAATTCGTCAGAAGATGATCAGTACATCCATGAGCTGCATGTTCATCAAATTGAATTAGAACTCCAGAATGAGGAGCTTAGAAAAGCTCAGATTAAACTGGAAGAAGCTCGTAGAAAATATTTTGATCTTTATAACTTTGCACCAGTGGGTTATTTTACCCTTGACAAAAACGGTATCATAATGGATGTTAATCTTGCTGGAGCAGCATTATTTGGAAAAGAAAGAATTTATCTAAATAAAAATGCTTTCATTCATCATATAATCAGTGCTGAGCGGAACAAATTTCATAAATACCTCTCGAAAGTATTAGAAACTAACAGAAAACAAACCATTGAACTTGAACTATTGAAAAATAATGACCACTTTTTTTATGGACTTTTAGAAACTGTTAAGGTTCTAAATGAAGATGAAACATTCAAGGAGTACAGAGTAACAGTAACGGATATCACAGAACTGAAAAATAAGGAAAACAATTTAAAAAGACAAACTGCCCTTTTAAATCTTTCAAATGAAGCTATTTATTCATGGGAATATGATGATGGAATAATATCTTGGAATCATGGTGCTGAAATTTTGTATGGATACAGTGCCGAGGAAGCTATTGGCCATAATAACATCAAACTCTTAAAAACAGAATTTCCAGAGGAATTTAAAGATATTAAGCAAAAATTATATGATGATGGGATTTGGAAAGGTGAAGTAGTTCATACTACACAGAATAGTACTAAGATCATTGTTGAAAGTCACCAACAACTAATAAATGATAATTCTACGGATATAGTGATTGAAGCTAATCGGGATATCACTAAACGCAGAAAGATGGAAAAGTTGATAGAAGAACGTGGAAACAAACTTGAAAATATCAACAAGATGTTGAACGTTGAAATAGGGGATTTTGAGAAATCTGAAATTAAACTAGAAAAGTTGATCGAGAAATACAAGGTTTCAAACAATGAGCTTGAACAGTTTGCTTATGTTTCCTCCCATGATTTGAAGGAACCACTCCGGATGATAACAAGTTTTTTAGATCTATTAAAGAAGAATTACGGAGTGGGTCTTGATGAAAATGCTAATGAATACATAGATTTTGCTGTAGATGGTGCGAAACGTTTAGATATGATGATAAATGACCTACTAGACTATTCAAGAATAGGAAAAGAATCCGAAGAATTTGGGTATTTAAACTCAGAAAAAATATTAGAAACAGTTTTAACCAATTTGAAACCCCTAATTGAAGAAAATAATGCCGTTATAACCCATGATGATTTACCTTTTATCTTTGCAAACAGCCGCATGATGAATCAGCTTTTCCAAAACATCATAGGCAACGCAATTAAGTATCATGGAGAAAAACAACCTGAAATACATATATCTTCCAGTAATGCACAGGATGAGTGCATATTCTCTGTTAAGGATAATGGAATTGGGATCGATAAAAAATATCTCGATAAGATATTCATCATCTTTCAACGATTAAATTCTAGGGATGAATATGAGGGAACTGGTATTGGTCTGGCAATTTCTGAAAAGATTGTAAAAAAACATAAAGGAAGGATCTGGGCAGAATCAGAGCTGGGTAATGGAACAACCTTCTACTTCTCAATTCCCAATAGAACGACGAGATTAAATCAATCCTACTTAGAAAATGAACCGCTTACTACTTCTTAG
- a CDS encoding PAS domain-containing sensor histidine kinase encodes MIRIKNKKNVEKLRFKAEELLNQKINELEIDDSKMPENINELIHELQIHHIELEMQNEELRKSQIELQTSNIKYFELYNFAPCSYFTIDTDGMIIDVNFAGTSLMGIDKIYLINRAFIQFVAHDSRNKFIKLIENVTSYKEIIKCELELLKEKKPFPVIMEINLNSNSEEKCPSFMITVVDISDLKNAEIKVRKSLNEKKVLLREINHRVKNNLQIISSLLHLQEGCAESEDAMDVLKESQGRVKSMAMVQEKLSQSPNYSNINLKDYVEKLVHDILYSYGSLETIKTDLNIEDLNLNMDTSILLGLIINELVTNIVKYAFKGTEGTISVKIKSKSELIDIIIADNGIGISENIDLENSDTLGLQLVTNLVEQLNGNINLNTSKGTKYNISIKK; translated from the coding sequence ATGATAAGAATCAAAAATAAAAAAAATGTCGAAAAGTTGAGATTTAAGGCTGAAGAACTGCTTAATCAGAAAATTAATGAACTTGAGATCGATGATTCCAAAATGCCCGAGAATATTAATGAACTCATCCACGAACTTCAAATTCATCATATAGAACTGGAAATGCAGAATGAAGAGTTGAGGAAGAGTCAGATCGAACTTCAAACCTCTAATATTAAATATTTTGAACTCTACAACTTCGCACCATGCAGTTATTTTACCATAGATACGGATGGTATGATTATTGATGTTAACTTTGCAGGCACATCCCTCATGGGAATAGATAAGATATACCTTATAAATCGGGCTTTTATCCAATTTGTTGCCCATGATTCGCGAAATAAATTCATAAAGTTAATTGAGAATGTGACTAGTTACAAGGAAATAATTAAATGTGAACTTGAACTTTTAAAAGAGAAAAAACCGTTCCCAGTCATAATGGAAATTAATTTAAACAGTAACAGTGAAGAGAAATGTCCATCCTTTATGATAACTGTTGTGGATATTTCTGATCTAAAGAATGCTGAAATAAAGGTTAGAAAATCTTTAAATGAGAAGAAAGTCCTTTTAAGGGAGATAAATCATCGTGTTAAAAATAATTTACAGATAATCTCAAGTTTACTCCACCTCCAAGAAGGCTGTGCTGAAAGTGAAGATGCGATGGATGTATTAAAGGAAAGCCAGGGTCGTGTGAAGAGCATGGCAATGGTTCAGGAAAAGCTCTCTCAATCTCCAAATTATTCCAATATCAATTTAAAAGACTACGTAGAAAAACTGGTTCATGATATTTTGTACAGTTATGGTTCATTGGAAACCATTAAAACAGATCTGAATATCGAAGATTTAAATCTGAACATGGATACATCAATACTGCTCGGTCTCATTATCAATGAACTCGTGACAAACATCGTGAAATATGCATTTAAAGGAACTGAAGGAACCATATCCGTCAAAATTAAATCTAAATCAGAATTGATTGATATTATTATTGCAGATAATGGTATTGGCATATCTGAAAATATTGACCTTGAAAACTCTGATACTCTTGGTCTTCAACTCGTAACCAATTTAGTAGAACAGCTTAATGGAAACATAAATCTGAATACTTCCAAAGGAACAAAGTACAACATTTCCATAAAGAAGTAA
- a CDS encoding methyl-coenzyme M reductase family protein, whose translation MYKIFVFNGGVYRFEELEEFVEDSGGLILRRDDFHVSRGVYFISQEVHVVIIMPEEAVHDLNLLATEIKGDIELIEVDYEDKINLVSLLPIYNILSRKGNWTSIQTIEEILECPCVDGVCQEFEKTSCIDDIKKTLEALSRMEIAESRVKDGNDEFRLKPDE comes from the coding sequence ATGTATAAAATATTCGTATTTAACGGTGGAGTATACAGGTTTGAGGAATTGGAGGAGTTTGTAGAAGATTCTGGAGGTCTAATCCTTCGTAGGGATGATTTTCATGTTAGCCGTGGAGTTTACTTCATTTCCCAAGAAGTTCATGTTGTTATAATAATGCCTGAAGAAGCGGTTCATGATTTGAATCTTTTAGCAACTGAAATCAAGGGTGATATTGAACTCATTGAAGTGGATTATGAAGATAAAATAAATTTGGTGTCTCTGTTACCGATATACAATATTTTAAGCAGAAAAGGAAACTGGACCAGTATTCAGACAATTGAAGAGATACTTGAATGTCCATGTGTGGATGGAGTTTGCCAAGAATTTGAAAAAACATCCTGCATTGATGATATTAAAAAAACTCTTGAAGCACTGTCACGTATGGAAATTGCAGAATCACGAGTGAAAGATGGGAATGATGAGTTCAGACTCAAACCAGATGAATAA
- a CDS encoding Ig-like domain-containing protein gives MFGRTGHGGGIIKRKLFLSVLLLFGLALVLNVNFASATNVTTDKAKPKVTSVNPVNNSVVLSDKSKKVTIKVNFNEKIKSGTGSVELSANGKSKPVTTTVNGNTLTITSKNALSTSTKYSLIIHSNTVTDSSGNGNQLLRYTFTVSPISKAQMKDGISRVQSFYNKNNRLPNTVSFGAKKITISEFQKIIATQGLKIYTVKSKAVSNSNVKTVTAYGWNSCSKGWYKTGGTWKDYCPFCHSYNCLTYNPKHTYEGEWTCSKCDADFCNCGRCKASGSQVYLVKA, from the coding sequence TTGTTTGGAAGAACCGGACATGGAGGCGGTATAATTAAGCGAAAATTATTCTTATCAGTGCTCCTACTATTCGGGTTAGCACTTGTCTTGAATGTAAATTTTGCTTCAGCTACTAATGTTACTACAGATAAAGCAAAACCAAAGGTTACATCGGTAAACCCTGTAAACAACAGCGTGGTACTGAGTGACAAATCAAAAAAAGTTACGATAAAAGTTAATTTTAATGAAAAAATCAAATCTGGCACAGGTTCCGTAGAACTAAGTGCTAATGGAAAGTCAAAACCTGTTACAACAACAGTTAACGGGAACACACTCACAATAACATCGAAAAATGCATTATCCACAAGCACTAAATACAGCTTGATAATACATTCCAACACTGTAACAGACAGTTCAGGAAATGGGAATCAACTTTTAAGATACACGTTCACTGTGTCACCAATAAGCAAGGCACAGATGAAGGATGGAATATCCCGTGTACAGAGTTTTTACAACAAAAACAACAGATTACCTAACACAGTATCATTTGGAGCTAAAAAGATAACTATCTCAGAGTTCCAAAAGATAATAGCCACACAGGGCCTTAAAATTTACACAGTTAAATCGAAAGCTGTGAGTAATTCCAATGTAAAAACAGTCACAGCCTACGGTTGGAATTCATGTTCAAAGGGATGGTACAAAACAGGCGGAACATGGAAGGACTACTGTCCATTCTGTCATTCGTACAACTGTTTAACCTACAACCCTAAACATACATACGAAGGTGAATGGACTTGTTCCAAATGTGATGCAGATTTCTGTAACTGTGGAAGATGCAAAGCATCAGGATCACAAGTTTACCTTGTTAAAGCTTAA
- a CDS encoding THUMP domain-containing protein yields the protein MKNTEKFDLVVKFNSSNLSNEGSIYDTYEQIDEIEGIDEIEGALTLRDPELYIKESESFDVVLVELGTDSLEAAKLLRNSNPRIVSTVIPIRRVVKTDLREIGRNLKELAIKEMEPGDDFTVETSVISHKTIESTDILEKVEDELKEINMNFDETDPKWKIYVEVIGESTGLNILKSEESILCMSN from the coding sequence ATGAAGAATACTGAAAAATTTGATCTGGTTGTAAAGTTCAACAGTTCGAACCTAAGTAACGAAGGATCAATCTATGATACATATGAACAAATCGATGAAATAGAAGGAATTGATGAGATAGAAGGTGCTTTAACCCTTAGAGACCCGGAACTTTACATTAAAGAATCTGAATCATTCGATGTTGTACTTGTTGAGCTTGGTACAGATTCTCTTGAAGCAGCTAAGTTACTTAGGAATTCTAATCCCCGGATTGTTTCCACTGTTATTCCAATTAGAAGAGTGGTGAAAACTGATCTCAGGGAAATAGGTCGCAACCTAAAGGAACTGGCAATAAAAGAAATGGAACCCGGTGATGATTTTACAGTTGAAACATCTGTTATATCTCATAAAACCATTGAATCCACCGATATTTTGGAAAAAGTTGAAGATGAGCTCAAAGAAATTAATATGAACTTTGATGAAACTGATCCCAAATGGAAAATTTATGTGGAAGTAATAGGTGAAAGTACAGGATTAAATATCTTAAAATCTGAAGAATCCATTCTATGCATGTCTAATTAA
- a CDS encoding roadblock/LC7 domain-containing protein has translation MTITKKEKLDDVLSGLLKVGQIKACAVVSKEGLLINSRTPPDVDARIFSALCSTIMGAAEAASGQMTTGIVSQISLKTEKGTIVLIPAGQKAILTVLTEPEAQIGLIFYEMEQRAKMVDQILREM, from the coding sequence ATGACCATAACTAAGAAGGAAAAACTGGATGATGTACTATCGGGTCTTTTGAAAGTTGGACAGATCAAAGCCTGTGCAGTTGTTTCGAAGGAAGGTCTTTTAATAAACTCGAGAACACCTCCAGATGTGGATGCTAGAATTTTTTCAGCACTCTGTTCCACCATAATGGGTGCTGCTGAAGCAGCATCTGGCCAGATGACAACGGGAATTGTGAGCCAAATCTCATTAAAAACTGAAAAAGGGACAATAGTATTGATACCAGCAGGACAAAAGGCTATTTTAACAGTTTTAACAGAACCTGAAGCCCAAATTGGATTGATCTTTTATGAAATGGAACAGAGGGCCAAGATGGTTGATCAAATTCTAAGGGAGATGTGA
- a CDS encoding GTP-binding protein — protein sequence MKKTHIPKLDDFLGGGVPKGSSLLFSAVPGVECEAFGYQILNGFIEDGNKGFIFTNVAEPSNITYEFSRYGWDLETGIKQGDAFFIDGASSFIGMPPEGKYVINNHEDVYEVVKNAIKDVEGGVGIINNLSTLIDYNDPKEIIPLINGWNEEASKRGTVLVYLFTEWDYKANLVESIMKCFDCVVSLNSIEERVIIGQGFMVTSASWTKPQTNMVLFFVMQPGGVKIYIPKILVTGPYNAGKSSFVKAISQKSVSVDRMALEKFPTTIAMDIGHLDHGGFVADIFGTPGQERFDLMLDILAKEAVGAFILVDSSAPQTFARAKEMINKTHSEAIPNIIVANKQDLEGALSPEQIREKMNLDEKIPILPTVVTTKTGVDQALNTLLKLLYG from the coding sequence ATGAAAAAAACTCACATCCCCAAACTAGACGACTTCCTAGGTGGAGGAGTTCCTAAAGGATCTTCCCTTCTGTTTAGTGCTGTTCCAGGAGTTGAATGTGAAGCATTTGGTTACCAAATACTCAATGGATTTATAGAAGACGGTAACAAAGGATTCATTTTTACCAATGTTGCAGAACCTTCAAACATCACCTATGAATTCAGCAGGTATGGATGGGATCTTGAAACAGGTATCAAGCAAGGAGATGCATTTTTCATTGACGGGGCAAGCAGTTTCATAGGAATGCCTCCAGAAGGAAAGTACGTAATAAATAACCATGAAGATGTATATGAAGTGGTTAAAAATGCAATTAAAGATGTTGAAGGTGGAGTTGGAATTATCAACAACCTATCAACGTTGATAGACTACAACGATCCAAAGGAGATCATACCATTAATCAACGGTTGGAACGAAGAAGCATCCAAAAGGGGAACTGTTCTTGTTTATCTATTCACGGAGTGGGATTACAAAGCAAATCTAGTTGAATCCATAATGAAATGTTTCGACTGTGTTGTGAGTTTAAACAGCATCGAAGAACGAGTTATAATAGGACAGGGGTTCATGGTAACATCTGCTTCCTGGACCAAACCCCAAACCAACATGGTGCTTTTCTTTGTTATGCAGCCCGGTGGCGTGAAGATATACATACCAAAGATACTGGTAACAGGCCCGTACAATGCGGGGAAATCAAGTTTTGTTAAGGCCATATCACAAAAATCGGTATCAGTAGATAGAATGGCCCTTGAAAAATTTCCAACGACCATTGCAATGGATATTGGCCATTTGGATCATGGAGGGTTCGTTGCAGACATATTCGGTACTCCTGGACAGGAACGTTTCGATCTCATGCTGGACATTCTGGCCAAGGAAGCAGTTGGTGCATTCATACTAGTAGATTCCAGTGCTCCCCAAACATTTGCAAGGGCCAAGGAAATGATCAACAAAACACATTCTGAGGCCATTCCAAACATTATAGTTGCCAACAAACAGGATTTAGAAGGTGCACTTTCACCTGAACAAATAAGGGAAAAAATGAATCTTGACGAAAAAATTCCCATACTGCCCACAGTTGTAACTACTAAAACCGGTGTTGACCAAGCGTTGAATACACTTCTAAAACTTTTATATGGGTGA